One segment of Carassius auratus strain Wakin chromosome 2, ASM336829v1, whole genome shotgun sequence DNA contains the following:
- the LOC113116840 gene encoding kinesin-like protein KIF1A isoform X5 yields MAGASVKVAVRVRPFNSREIGKESKCIIQMTGNTTTIMNPKLPKESKSFNFDYSYWSHTTPEDVNYACQKQVYKDIGEEMLLHAFEGYNVCIFAYGQTGAGKSYTMMGKQEKDQEGIIPLLCEDLFTKISDNNDNSMSYSVEVSYMEIYCERVRDLLNPKNKGNLRVREHPLMGPYVEDLSKLAVTSYSDIQDLMDSGNKARTVAATNMNETSSRSHAVFNIIFTQKRHDSETENTSEKVSKISLVDLAGSERADSTGAKGTRLKEGANINKSLTTLGKVISGLAEMDCAPNKNKKKKKVESFIPYRDSVLTWLLRENLGGNSRTAMVAALSPADINYDETLSTLRYADRAKQIRCNAVINEDPNNRLVRELKDEVARLKDLLYAQGLGDIIETYRAQAPGISALKYLSSYKTNLNSIQAVNQRGDLSTVTNAMTGMSPSPSLSALSSRAGSISSLHDRIMFSPGSEEAIERLKETEKIIAELNETWEEKLRRTEAIRMEREALLAEMGVAMREDGGTVGVFSPKKTSHLVNLNEDPLMSECLLYYIKDGITKVGREDASSRQDIVLSGHFIEDEHCIFTSSTNASGEGTVVLEPCEGAETYVNGKRVTEPTVLRSGNRIIMGKSHVFRFNDPEQARLERERTPCADTPVEPVDWAFAQRELLEKQGIDMKQEMEQRLQELEDQYRKEREEASNLLEQQRLDYESKLEALQRQVNSRYYPETTEEEEEPEEEVPWTKRETELALWGFRKWRFYQFTSLRDLLWGNAIFLKEANAISVELKKKVQFQFVLLTDTLYSPLPPDLLPPSIAKDREKRQFPRTIVAVEVQDQKNGATHYWTLDKLRQRLDLMREMYDRAAEVPSNAVEDCEHMMSGGDPFYDRFPWFRLVGRAFVYLSNLLYPVPLVHRVAIVSEKGEVKGFLRVAVQAISADEEAPDYGSGVRQSGTAKISFEDQQFEKFHTESCTGGMSHTNTSQEELRIVEGEGQNSEMGLSADEVNNNTCEVSPDDPSSPLKDGLECSLDVTQEKSLQHLNIGSNFTFRVTVLQASSISAEYADIFCQFNFIHRHDEAFSTEPLKNTGRGPPLGFYHVQNITVEVTKSFVDYIKSQPIVFEVFGHYQKQPFLPLCKDLISSLRPTRRQFPRVMPLSKPVPATKLNTLTRSTAGPCHCKYDLMAFFEICELEANGDYIPAVVDHRGAMPCHGTFLLHQGIQRRITVTIAHETGNDIEWKEVKELVIGRIRNTPEADETIIDPNILSLNILSSSYIRPSYDDRVSLGIDHRTFYRFEAAWDSSMHNSLLLNRVTPYGEKIYITLSAYLEMENCTQPTVITKDFCMVFYSRDAKLPASRSIRNLFSTGAFRPSESNRVTGVYELSLCHLADIGSPGMQRRRRRVLDTSVAYVRGEENLAGWRPRSDSLILDHQWELEKLSLLQEVEKTRHYLLLREKLEASLLLGQDSFCGKDLMDSPKASSPAINPVVSLCLDSPNERQRDLAAKCVRLLMHTFNRQYSQVSSSLSESKLSEMSASLLGESSSSHLSTLTPSSTCPSLVDGHYCSPELRGAETNSGASSPDLDPFSPIERKPRSCTFIPNIQEIRVSPIVSKKGCLHFLEPHTSGWVKRYIVVRRPYVYLYRSERDCVERAIINLSSAQVEYSEDQQVMLRAPNTFAVRTEHRNILLQAANDKEMHDWLYAFNPLLAGTIRSKLSRRKSRQLRMRKCFSLAETIN; encoded by the exons CTTCAATTCACGAGAGATCGGAAAAGAGAGCAAGTGTATCATCCAAATGACAGGCAACACTACCA CAATTATGAACCCGAAACTGCCAAAGGAGAGCAAGAGCTTCAACTTTGACTATTCCTATTGGTCACACACAACG CCAGAAGATGTGAATTATGCATGCCAAAAGCAGGTTTATAAAGACATAGGGGAGGAAATGCTACTGCATGCTTTCGAGGGATATAACGTCTGCATCTTTGCCTATGGACAAACTGGGGCCGGAAAGTCATATACCATGATGGGCAAGCAAGAGAAAGACCAAGAGGGCATCATCCCACTG CTGTGTGAGGACCTGTTTACCAAGATCAGTGACAATAATGACAACAGCATGTCATACTCGGTTGAG gtcAGTTACATGGAGATCTACTGTGAGCGTGTGCGGGACCTTCTGAACCCAAAGAACAAAGGGAATCTGCGTGTGCGAGAGCATCCTCTGATGGGACCGTATGTGGAGGACCTATCAAAACTGGCCGTTACTTCCTACAGTGACATACAGGACCTGATGGACTCTGGAAACAAAGCAAG GACTGTGGCGGCCACCAACATGAATGAGACCAGCAGCCGCTCCCATGCTGTGTTCAACATCATCTTCACACAGAAACGACATGATAGTGAAACAGAAAACACGTCTGAAAAG GTCAGCAAAATCAGCTTGGTAGACTTGGCAGGGAGTGAGAGGGCTGATTCTACTGGAGCTAAAGGCACTAGACTCAAG GAGGGAGCCAATATCAACAAATCTTTGACAACACTAGGCAAAGTTATCTCGGGTCTGGCTGAGATG GACTGTGCACCAAACAAG aacaagaagaagaagaaagtggAGAGCTTTATTCCATACAGAGATTCAGTTCTGACATGGCTGCTGAGAGAAAACCTCG GAGGAAACTCGCGCACTGCTATGGTAGCAGCTCTAAGCCCTGCTGACATTAACTATGATGAGACCCTCAGCACGCTCAG GTATGCTGACCGAGCCAAGCAGATCCGCTGCAACGCCGTCATCAATGAAGACCCCAACAACCGCCTGGTGCGtgagctgaaggacgaggtggcaCGTCTGAAGGACCTGCTCTATGCTCAGGGTCTTGGAGACATCATTGAGA CATATCGGGCACAGGCTCCTGGGATATCTGCTCTcaaat ACTTGTCCAGTTACAAGACTAATCTCAATAGCATCCAGGCTGTCAATCAAAGGGGTGATCTCTCCACAGTGACCAATGCCATGACAGGGATGAGTCCCTCGCCCTCCCTCTCTGCCCTGTCCAGCCGAGCTGGCTCCATCAGCAGCCTGCATGACCGGATCATGTTCAGCCCAGGTAGCGAGGAAGCCATTGAGAGGCTGAAG GAAACTGAGAAGATAATCGCAGAACTCAATGAAACTTGGGAAGAGAAGCTTCGTCGCACCGAGGCAATTCGAATGGAAAG GGAGGCACTTTTGGCTGAAATGGGTGTGGCGATGAGGGAAGATGGAGGAACCGTTGGAGTCTTTTCACCAAAGAAG ACATCTCACCTGGTCAACCTCAATGAAGATCCACTGATGTCTGAATGCTTGTTGTACTACATTAAAGATGGAATCACAAA GGTCGGCCGGGAGGATGCCAGCAGTCGCCAGGATATTGTCTTGAGCGGCCACTTCATTGAAGACGAACACTGTATCTTTACAAGTAGCACAAATGCCTCAGGAGAGGGTACGGTGGTCCTGGAGCCCTGTGAGGGAGCAGAGACTTACGTTAATGGGAAGAGAGTGACAGAACCCACTGTTCTCAGATCAG gTAACCGTATCATTATGGGCAAGAGCCACGTGTTCCGCTTCAATGACCCTGAGCAAGCACGGCTAGAGAGGGAGAGAACCCCATGTGCAGACACACCTGTGGAGCCAGTGGACTGGGCCTTTGCCCAGAGAGAACTACTGGAAAAACAAGGCATTGATATGAAACAAGAGATGGAGCAAAG GTTACAGGAGCTAGAAGACCAGTACCGCAAGGAGAGAGAAGAAGCAAGCAACCTTCTGGAACAACAGAGACTA GACTATGAGAGTAAGCTGGAAGCTCTTCAGAGGCAGGTCAACTCAAGATATTACCCAGAAActacagaggaagaggaggaaccTGAAGAGGAAG TGCCGTGGACAAAGCGAGAGACAGAACTGGCCCTCTGGGGTTTCCGGAAATGGCGATTCTATCAGTTCACCTCTCTCAGAGACTTGCTCTGGGGAAATGCAATTTTCCTCAAGGAGGCTAATGCCATTAGTGTGGAGCTAAAGAAAAAG GTTCAATTTCAGTTTGTACTACTAACGGACACACTGTACTCCCCACTGCCCCCTGACCTCTTGCCCCCTAGCATAGCCAAAGATAGGGAGAAAAGGCAGTTCCCACGCACCATTGTGGCAGTAGAGGTTCAGGACCAGAAAAATGGTGCCACACACTACTGGACACTGGACAAACTCAG ACAAAGACTGGATCTGATGAGAGAAATGTATGACCGAGCAGCAGAGGTGCCCAGTAATGCAGTCGAGGACTGTGAACATATGATGTCCGGCGGTGACCCCTTCTATGACCGCTTTCCATGGTTCCGTCTGGTTGGTCG GGCATTTGTGTATCTGAGTAATCTGCTGTACCCTGTGCCATTAGTGCACCGTGTGGCCATTGTGAGTGAGAAAGGCGAGGTCAAGGGGTTCCTCCGTGTGGCAGTACAAGCCATATCAG CTGATGAAGAGGCTCCTGATTATGGCTCAGGTGTGAGACAATCAGGAACTGCCAAGATCTCATTTGAGGATCAACAGTTTGAAAAG TTCCACACAGAATCATGCACCGGTGGGATGTCTCACACAAATACATCTCAAGAGGAGCTGCGCATCGTAGAAGGAGAAGGACAAAACTCAGAGATGGGCCTCAGTGCTGATGAGGTCAACAACAACACCTGTGaag TCTCCCCTGATGATCCTAGCAGTCCTCTGAAGGATGGTCTGGAATGTTCTCTTGATGTGACTCAGGAAAAATCTCTCCAGCACTTGAATATCGGCAGCAACTTCACCTTCAGGGTCACAGTGCTTCAGGCCTCCAGCATCTCTGCTGAGTATGCAGATATCTTCTGCCAGTTCAA CTTTATTCACAGGCATGACGAGGCATTTTCCACTGAGCCATTAAAGAATACAGGCCGAGGGCCTCCACTGGGATTCTACCATGtacaaaat ATAACTGTGGAAGTCACCAAGTCTTTTGTGGATTACATCAAGAGTCAGCCAATCGTTTTTGAGGTGTTCGGCCACTACCAGAAACAGCCTTTCCTTCCTCTCTGCAAGGACTTAATCAG TTCCTTACGTCCAACAAGAAGGCAGTTCCCTAGAGTTATGCCTTTGTCAAAGCCAG TGCCTGCCACTAAACTAAACACGCTGACACGCTCCACTGCTGGCCCCTGTCACTGCAAATATGACCTTATGGCATTCTTTGAGATCTGTGAGCTGGAGGCCAACGGAGA CTACATCCCAGCTGTTGTTGATCACAGGGGTGCAATGCCCTGCCATGGTACATTCCTGTTGCACCAG GGCATCCAAAGGAGAATTACAGTGACTATTGCCCATGAAACCGGCAATGATATTGAGTGGAAGGAGGTTAAAGAGCTCGTCATAG gGCGTATCCGTAACACACCCGAAGCAGATGAGACTATCATCGACCCCAACATCCTATCCCTCAACATCCTGTCTTCAAGCTACATACGACCATCTTATGATGACAG AGTGTCATTGGGAATTGACCATAG GACATTTTACCGCTTTGAGGCCGCATGGGACAGCTCCATGCACAACTCCCTCCTGCTGAACCGTGTCACTCCATATGGAGAGAAAATTTACATCACTCTTTCTGCCTATCTTGAG ATGGAGAACTGCACTCAACCCACTGTCATCACTAAGGACTTTTGCATGGTGTTCTACTCCAGAGATGCTAAACTTCCTGCGTCTCGCTCCATTCGAAACCTTTTCAGCACTGGTGCCTTCAGGCCCTCTGAGAG TAACCGTGTGACTGGAGTGTATGAATTAAGCCTCTGCCATTTGGCTGACATTGGAAGTCCTG GTATGCAAAGGAGGCGCAGACGGGTGCTGGACACCTCAGTGGCGTATGTGCGCGGAGAGGAGAATCTTGCGGGTTGGAGGCCCCGCAGCGACAGCCTTATCCTGGACCACCAGTGGGAGCTGGAGAAACTTAGCCTCCTACAAGAG GTAGAGAAGACCAGGCATTACCTGCTGCTGAGAGAGAAGCTGGAAGCATCTCTACTTCTGGGACAGGACTCTTTCTGTGGCAAAGACCTGATGGATTCACCAAAGGCCTCCAGCCCCGCGATCAACCCAGTAGTCAGTCTGTGTCTGGACAGTCCCAACGAGAGGCAGAGGGACCTGGCTGCCAAG tgTGTGCGACTGCTCATGCACACCTTCAACAGGCAGTACAGCCAGGTGAGCAGCAGTCTCAGTGAGAGCAAG ctatcaGAGATGTCAGCATCACTTTTAGGAGAAAGTTCTTCTTCCCATCTGAGCACTTTGACACCCTCCTCCACCTGCCCATCACTTGTGGACGGACACTATTGCAGTCCAGAGCTCAG AGGCGCTGAAACAAACTCTGGTGCCTCTAGCCCTGATCTCGACCCCTTCAGCCCTATAGAGAGAAAACCCAGGAGCTGCACCTTCATCCCAAACATCCAGGAGATTCGCGTCAG CCCTATTGTGTCAAAGAAAGGCTGTCTACACTTTCTCGAGCCACACACCAGTGGCTGGGTGAAGCGTTACATTGTGGTGCGGCGGCCATATGTCTACCTGTACCGCAGTGAGAGAGACTGCGTGGAGAGAGCCATCATCAACCTGTCCTCTGCTCAAGTGGAGTACAGTGAAGATCAGCAGGTCATGCTGAGG GCTCCTAACACTTTTGCAGTGCGCACTGAACACCGCAACATTCTCCTCCAAGCAGCCAATGACAAAGAGATGCACGACTGGCTGTACGCATTCAACCCACTGCTGGCAGGAACTATCAG GTCTAAGCTTTCCAGACGAAAATCAAGACAGCTGAGGATGAGAAAGTGTTTTTCTCTGGCTGAAACCATAAACTGA
- the LOC113116840 gene encoding kinesin-like protein KIF1A isoform X6 gives MAGASVKVAVRVRPFNSREIGKESKCIIQMTGNTTTIMNPKLPKESKSFNFDYSYWSHTTPEDVNYACQKQVYKDIGEEMLLHAFEGYNVCIFAYGQTGAGKSYTMMGKQEKDQEGIIPLLCEDLFTKISDNNDNSMSYSVEVSYMEIYCERVRDLLNPKNKGNLRVREHPLMGPYVEDLSKLAVTSYSDIQDLMDSGNKARTVAATNMNETSSRSHAVFNIIFTQKRHDSETENTSEKVSKISLVDLAGSERADSTGAKGTRLKEGANINKSLTTLGKVISGLAEMDCAPNKNKKKKKVESFIPYRDSVLTWLLRENLGGNSRTAMVAALSPADINYDETLSTLRYADRAKQIRCNAVINEDPNNRLVRELKDEVARLKDLLYAQGLGDIIETYRAQAPGISALKYLSSYKTNLNSIQAVNQRGDLSTVTNAMTGMSPSPSLSALSSRAGSISSLHDRIMFSPGSEEAIERLKETEKIIAELNETWEEKLRRTEAIRMEREALLAEMGVAMREDGGTVGVFSPKKTSHLVNLNEDPLMSECLLYYIKDGITKVGREDASSRQDIVLSGHFIEDEHCIFTSSTNASGEGTVVLEPCEGAETYVNGKRVTEPTVLRSGNRIIMGKSHVFRFNDPEQARLERERTPCADTPVEPVDWAFAQRELLEKQGIDMKQEMEQRLQELEDQYRKEREEASNLLEQQRLDYESKLEALQRQVNSRYYPETTEEEEEPEEEVPWTKRETELALWGFRKWRFYQFTSLRDLLWGNAIFLKEANAISVELKKKVQFQFVLLTDTLYSPLPPDLLPPSIAKDREKRQFPRTIVAVEVQDQKNGATHYWTLDKLRQRLDLMREMYDRAAEVPSNAVEDCEHMMSGGDPFYDRFPWFRLVGRAFVYLSNLLYPVPLVHRVAIVSEKGEVKGFLRVAVQAISADEEAPDYGSGVRQSGTAKISFEDQQFEKFHTESCTGGMSHTNTSQEELRIVEGEGQNSEMGLSADEVNNNTCEVSPDDPSSPLKDGLECSLDVTQEKSLQHLNIGSNFTFRVTVLQASSISAEYADIFCQFNFIHRHDEAFSTEPLKNTGRGPPLGFYHVQNITVEVTKSFVDYIKSQPIVFEVFGHYQKQPFLPLCKDLISSLRPTRRQFPRVMPLSKPVPATKLNTLTRSTAGPCHCKYDLMAFFEICELEANGDYIPAVVDHRGAMPCHGTFLLHQGIQRRITVTIAHETGNDIEWKEVKELVIGRIRNTPEADETIIDPNILSLNILSSSYIRPSYDDRTFYRFEAAWDSSMHNSLLLNRVTPYGEKIYITLSAYLEMENCTQPTVITKDFCMVFYSRDAKLPASRSIRNLFSTGAFRPSESNRVTGVYELSLCHLADIGSPGMQRRRRRVLDTSVAYVRGEENLAGWRPRSDSLILDHQWELEKLSLLQEVEKTRHYLLLREKLEASLLLGQDSFCGKDLMDSPKASSPAINPVVSLCLDSPNERQRDLAAKCVRLLMHTFNRQYSQVSSSLSESKLSEMSASLLGESSSSHLSTLTPSSTCPSLVDGHYCSPELRGAETNSGASSPDLDPFSPIERKPRSCTFIPNIQEIRVSPIVSKKGCLHFLEPHTSGWVKRYIVVRRPYVYLYRSERDCVERAIINLSSAQVEYSEDQQVMLRAPNTFAVRTEHRNILLQAANDKEMHDWLYAFNPLLAGTIRSKLSRRKSRQLRMRKCFSLAETIN, from the exons CTTCAATTCACGAGAGATCGGAAAAGAGAGCAAGTGTATCATCCAAATGACAGGCAACACTACCA CAATTATGAACCCGAAACTGCCAAAGGAGAGCAAGAGCTTCAACTTTGACTATTCCTATTGGTCACACACAACG CCAGAAGATGTGAATTATGCATGCCAAAAGCAGGTTTATAAAGACATAGGGGAGGAAATGCTACTGCATGCTTTCGAGGGATATAACGTCTGCATCTTTGCCTATGGACAAACTGGGGCCGGAAAGTCATATACCATGATGGGCAAGCAAGAGAAAGACCAAGAGGGCATCATCCCACTG CTGTGTGAGGACCTGTTTACCAAGATCAGTGACAATAATGACAACAGCATGTCATACTCGGTTGAG gtcAGTTACATGGAGATCTACTGTGAGCGTGTGCGGGACCTTCTGAACCCAAAGAACAAAGGGAATCTGCGTGTGCGAGAGCATCCTCTGATGGGACCGTATGTGGAGGACCTATCAAAACTGGCCGTTACTTCCTACAGTGACATACAGGACCTGATGGACTCTGGAAACAAAGCAAG GACTGTGGCGGCCACCAACATGAATGAGACCAGCAGCCGCTCCCATGCTGTGTTCAACATCATCTTCACACAGAAACGACATGATAGTGAAACAGAAAACACGTCTGAAAAG GTCAGCAAAATCAGCTTGGTAGACTTGGCAGGGAGTGAGAGGGCTGATTCTACTGGAGCTAAAGGCACTAGACTCAAG GAGGGAGCCAATATCAACAAATCTTTGACAACACTAGGCAAAGTTATCTCGGGTCTGGCTGAGATG GACTGTGCACCAAACAAG aacaagaagaagaagaaagtggAGAGCTTTATTCCATACAGAGATTCAGTTCTGACATGGCTGCTGAGAGAAAACCTCG GAGGAAACTCGCGCACTGCTATGGTAGCAGCTCTAAGCCCTGCTGACATTAACTATGATGAGACCCTCAGCACGCTCAG GTATGCTGACCGAGCCAAGCAGATCCGCTGCAACGCCGTCATCAATGAAGACCCCAACAACCGCCTGGTGCGtgagctgaaggacgaggtggcaCGTCTGAAGGACCTGCTCTATGCTCAGGGTCTTGGAGACATCATTGAGA CATATCGGGCACAGGCTCCTGGGATATCTGCTCTcaaat ACTTGTCCAGTTACAAGACTAATCTCAATAGCATCCAGGCTGTCAATCAAAGGGGTGATCTCTCCACAGTGACCAATGCCATGACAGGGATGAGTCCCTCGCCCTCCCTCTCTGCCCTGTCCAGCCGAGCTGGCTCCATCAGCAGCCTGCATGACCGGATCATGTTCAGCCCAGGTAGCGAGGAAGCCATTGAGAGGCTGAAG GAAACTGAGAAGATAATCGCAGAACTCAATGAAACTTGGGAAGAGAAGCTTCGTCGCACCGAGGCAATTCGAATGGAAAG GGAGGCACTTTTGGCTGAAATGGGTGTGGCGATGAGGGAAGATGGAGGAACCGTTGGAGTCTTTTCACCAAAGAAG ACATCTCACCTGGTCAACCTCAATGAAGATCCACTGATGTCTGAATGCTTGTTGTACTACATTAAAGATGGAATCACAAA GGTCGGCCGGGAGGATGCCAGCAGTCGCCAGGATATTGTCTTGAGCGGCCACTTCATTGAAGACGAACACTGTATCTTTACAAGTAGCACAAATGCCTCAGGAGAGGGTACGGTGGTCCTGGAGCCCTGTGAGGGAGCAGAGACTTACGTTAATGGGAAGAGAGTGACAGAACCCACTGTTCTCAGATCAG gTAACCGTATCATTATGGGCAAGAGCCACGTGTTCCGCTTCAATGACCCTGAGCAAGCACGGCTAGAGAGGGAGAGAACCCCATGTGCAGACACACCTGTGGAGCCAGTGGACTGGGCCTTTGCCCAGAGAGAACTACTGGAAAAACAAGGCATTGATATGAAACAAGAGATGGAGCAAAG GTTACAGGAGCTAGAAGACCAGTACCGCAAGGAGAGAGAAGAAGCAAGCAACCTTCTGGAACAACAGAGACTA GACTATGAGAGTAAGCTGGAAGCTCTTCAGAGGCAGGTCAACTCAAGATATTACCCAGAAActacagaggaagaggaggaaccTGAAGAGGAAG TGCCGTGGACAAAGCGAGAGACAGAACTGGCCCTCTGGGGTTTCCGGAAATGGCGATTCTATCAGTTCACCTCTCTCAGAGACTTGCTCTGGGGAAATGCAATTTTCCTCAAGGAGGCTAATGCCATTAGTGTGGAGCTAAAGAAAAAG GTTCAATTTCAGTTTGTACTACTAACGGACACACTGTACTCCCCACTGCCCCCTGACCTCTTGCCCCCTAGCATAGCCAAAGATAGGGAGAAAAGGCAGTTCCCACGCACCATTGTGGCAGTAGAGGTTCAGGACCAGAAAAATGGTGCCACACACTACTGGACACTGGACAAACTCAG ACAAAGACTGGATCTGATGAGAGAAATGTATGACCGAGCAGCAGAGGTGCCCAGTAATGCAGTCGAGGACTGTGAACATATGATGTCCGGCGGTGACCCCTTCTATGACCGCTTTCCATGGTTCCGTCTGGTTGGTCG GGCATTTGTGTATCTGAGTAATCTGCTGTACCCTGTGCCATTAGTGCACCGTGTGGCCATTGTGAGTGAGAAAGGCGAGGTCAAGGGGTTCCTCCGTGTGGCAGTACAAGCCATATCAG CTGATGAAGAGGCTCCTGATTATGGCTCAGGTGTGAGACAATCAGGAACTGCCAAGATCTCATTTGAGGATCAACAGTTTGAAAAG TTCCACACAGAATCATGCACCGGTGGGATGTCTCACACAAATACATCTCAAGAGGAGCTGCGCATCGTAGAAGGAGAAGGACAAAACTCAGAGATGGGCCTCAGTGCTGATGAGGTCAACAACAACACCTGTGaag TCTCCCCTGATGATCCTAGCAGTCCTCTGAAGGATGGTCTGGAATGTTCTCTTGATGTGACTCAGGAAAAATCTCTCCAGCACTTGAATATCGGCAGCAACTTCACCTTCAGGGTCACAGTGCTTCAGGCCTCCAGCATCTCTGCTGAGTATGCAGATATCTTCTGCCAGTTCAA CTTTATTCACAGGCATGACGAGGCATTTTCCACTGAGCCATTAAAGAATACAGGCCGAGGGCCTCCACTGGGATTCTACCATGtacaaaat ATAACTGTGGAAGTCACCAAGTCTTTTGTGGATTACATCAAGAGTCAGCCAATCGTTTTTGAGGTGTTCGGCCACTACCAGAAACAGCCTTTCCTTCCTCTCTGCAAGGACTTAATCAG TTCCTTACGTCCAACAAGAAGGCAGTTCCCTAGAGTTATGCCTTTGTCAAAGCCAG TGCCTGCCACTAAACTAAACACGCTGACACGCTCCACTGCTGGCCCCTGTCACTGCAAATATGACCTTATGGCATTCTTTGAGATCTGTGAGCTGGAGGCCAACGGAGA CTACATCCCAGCTGTTGTTGATCACAGGGGTGCAATGCCCTGCCATGGTACATTCCTGTTGCACCAG GGCATCCAAAGGAGAATTACAGTGACTATTGCCCATGAAACCGGCAATGATATTGAGTGGAAGGAGGTTAAAGAGCTCGTCATAG gGCGTATCCGTAACACACCCGAAGCAGATGAGACTATCATCGACCCCAACATCCTATCCCTCAACATCCTGTCTTCAAGCTACATACGACCATCTTATGATGACAG GACATTTTACCGCTTTGAGGCCGCATGGGACAGCTCCATGCACAACTCCCTCCTGCTGAACCGTGTCACTCCATATGGAGAGAAAATTTACATCACTCTTTCTGCCTATCTTGAG ATGGAGAACTGCACTCAACCCACTGTCATCACTAAGGACTTTTGCATGGTGTTCTACTCCAGAGATGCTAAACTTCCTGCGTCTCGCTCCATTCGAAACCTTTTCAGCACTGGTGCCTTCAGGCCCTCTGAGAG TAACCGTGTGACTGGAGTGTATGAATTAAGCCTCTGCCATTTGGCTGACATTGGAAGTCCTG GTATGCAAAGGAGGCGCAGACGGGTGCTGGACACCTCAGTGGCGTATGTGCGCGGAGAGGAGAATCTTGCGGGTTGGAGGCCCCGCAGCGACAGCCTTATCCTGGACCACCAGTGGGAGCTGGAGAAACTTAGCCTCCTACAAGAG GTAGAGAAGACCAGGCATTACCTGCTGCTGAGAGAGAAGCTGGAAGCATCTCTACTTCTGGGACAGGACTCTTTCTGTGGCAAAGACCTGATGGATTCACCAAAGGCCTCCAGCCCCGCGATCAACCCAGTAGTCAGTCTGTGTCTGGACAGTCCCAACGAGAGGCAGAGGGACCTGGCTGCCAAG tgTGTGCGACTGCTCATGCACACCTTCAACAGGCAGTACAGCCAGGTGAGCAGCAGTCTCAGTGAGAGCAAG ctatcaGAGATGTCAGCATCACTTTTAGGAGAAAGTTCTTCTTCCCATCTGAGCACTTTGACACCCTCCTCCACCTGCCCATCACTTGTGGACGGACACTATTGCAGTCCAGAGCTCAG AGGCGCTGAAACAAACTCTGGTGCCTCTAGCCCTGATCTCGACCCCTTCAGCCCTATAGAGAGAAAACCCAGGAGCTGCACCTTCATCCCAAACATCCAGGAGATTCGCGTCAG CCCTATTGTGTCAAAGAAAGGCTGTCTACACTTTCTCGAGCCACACACCAGTGGCTGGGTGAAGCGTTACATTGTGGTGCGGCGGCCATATGTCTACCTGTACCGCAGTGAGAGAGACTGCGTGGAGAGAGCCATCATCAACCTGTCCTCTGCTCAAGTGGAGTACAGTGAAGATCAGCAGGTCATGCTGAGG GCTCCTAACACTTTTGCAGTGCGCACTGAACACCGCAACATTCTCCTCCAAGCAGCCAATGACAAAGAGATGCACGACTGGCTGTACGCATTCAACCCACTGCTGGCAGGAACTATCAG GTCTAAGCTTTCCAGACGAAAATCAAGACAGCTGAGGATGAGAAAGTGTTTTTCTCTGGCTGAAACCATAAACTGA